Proteins encoded by one window of Elaeis guineensis isolate ETL-2024a chromosome 12, EG11, whole genome shotgun sequence:
- the LOC105054829 gene encoding nuclear transcription factor Y subunit C-2 isoform X2 translates to MRQAGTYSAILMGGIAGRTGPHSLPLARIKKIMKRSGDDVKMISGEAPIVFSKACELFIEELTQRAWMVTLQGKRRTLHKEDVAAAVMATDIFDFLIQMVSDSNGGQMAPAAKSDSMVVER, encoded by the coding sequence ATGAGACAGGCTGGAACCTACTCAGCTATCCTCATGGGTGGAATAGCCGGGAGGACCGGCCCCCACTCGCTCCCACTGGCAAGGATAAAGAAGATCATGAAGAGGTCGGGTGATGATGTGAAGATGATATCCGGGGAGGCGCCCATCGTGTTCTCGAAGGCATGCGAGCTCTTCATCGAGGAGCTGACGCAGAGGGCATGGATGGTGACCCTGCAAGGCAAGAGGAGGACTCTCCACAAGGAGGATGTTGCGGCTGCTGTTATGGCCACCGATATCTTCGACTTCCTCATCCAGATGGTGTCTGATTCTAATGGTGGTCAGATGGCTCCAGCTGCAAAGTCTGACAGCATGGTGGTGGAAAGATAG
- the LOC105054829 gene encoding uncharacterized protein isoform X1 produces MTVLMDAVKSLQQQPAARPMPSRSNRRRPRRSPSPPRERPQQRSHGEEEGRPWRDDRRSHQPSPSLLERARKEKRPRTPSASPSESSGDSTPGVSQHRRADDYERRFEEIDRRLAQLQVDGQKSSNDVDFQTAQPLSRLVLDEPIPSRFKMPHVEPYDGSSDPINHLESYKALMTIQGATDALFCIGFPATLRKAARAWYSGLRSESIHSFGQLEHSFVAHFSTSRKPPRTSDSLFSLKQGENETLRHFVARFNTATLEVRDLNEDMTISAMKRGLRASRFTYSLDKTLPRTYAELLERAYKYMCANEGASDRRLAEPRGPKEKRRKGREPAEPSRPPTDSRISPPRRIQKSPRQQTLRPARPRYDSYTPLSALRAQILMEIEGEEYLRRPPPLKAKGLDRRKYCRFHRGHEPEEHPSWKQEERLCPRRLRNRPDRVSAAKWRW; encoded by the coding sequence aTGACCGTACTGAtggacgcagtcaagagcctccagcaacagccggcggcccgtccgatgccttccaggagcaaccgccgacgaccgcgccggtccccgtcgcctccgcgcgagcgccctcaacagcgatcccacggagaggaggagggacggccatggcgcgatgaccgacggtcccaccagccctctccttctctgctggaacgggcgaggaaggagaagcggccgcgaacgccgtccgcctccccttcggaatcttctggagactccactcctggggtctcccagcaccgacgggcggacgactacgagcgccgattcgaggagatcgaccgccggctcgcgcagttgcaggtggacggccagaagtcttcgaacgacgtcgacttccagaccgcccaacctctctcccgactagttctcgacgaaccgattcccagtcggttcaagatgccgcacgtggagccatacgacggctcatCCGACCCGatcaaccaccttgagagctacaaagctctcatgacgatccaaggggcaaccgacgctcttttttgcatcggcttccccgccacactccgcaaggctgccagggcctggtactccggtctccgatcggaaagtatccactccttcgggcagctcgagcactcgttcgtggcccacttcagcaccagccggaagccaccgcgaacgtcggacagccttttctccctcaaacagggggaaaatgagacgctccgacacttcgtggcgcgattcaacacggccacgcttgaggtccgagacctcaacgaagacatgactatctcagccatgaaacgggggctgagggcgtcccgattcacctattctctggacaagacccttccccggacgtacgccgagctactggagcgcgcatacaagtacatgtgcGCGAACGAAGGggcttccgaccgacgcttggccgagcccagaggcccgaaggagaagcggaggaagggtcgggaacccgccgaacccagcaggcccccgaccgatagtcggatctcgccaccccgacgaatccaaaaatcaccccggcaACAAACTCtaaggccggcacgccccaggtatgactcctacactcctctctccgctcttcgtgcgcagattctaatggagatcgagggggaggaatacctgcgacggcctccgcctctgaaggcaaagggcctcgatcgtcggaagtactgccgatttcaccgaggccacgAACCGGAAGAACACCCCTCCTGGAAGCAGGAAGAaaggctctgcccgcgacgactgagaaatcgcccggacagagtttcggcaGCAAAATGGCGATGGTGA